The Mus musculus strain C57BL/6J chromosome 2, GRCm38.p6 C57BL/6J genome has a window encoding:
- the Pkn3 gene encoding serine/threonine-protein kinase N3 isoform X8 produces MCHLSRRERYCSMPGQLKPGTGQRAPKDEKEMVRRAIQKELKIKEGMENMRRVATDRRHLGHVQQLLRASNRRLEQLHGELRELHAQVLLPASAEPVTSEPQPRAEQSRARLSEALHRQLQVELKVKQGAENMIHTCASGTPKERKLLAAAQQMLKDSQLKVALLRMKISSLESSGSPEPGEASQVREGGPRWPRLRVHLRPAGPDLLAEELQHRLRVEAAVAAGAKNVVKLLGGQRMQDRKALAEAQAQLQESSQKLDLLRLALELLLERLPPTHSLRSRVTQELWMAMLGNPQPLGTLVKPIALTGTLQVRLLGCKDLLVAVPGRSPMAVLAGSPSESWLRTRSRQQRGGGELASEVLAVLKVDNRVVGQTGWGLVAEKSWDQSFIISLDRARELEIGVHWRDWRQLCGVAFLKLEDFLDNACHQLSLSLVPQGRLFAQVTFCEPVIERRPRLQRQRCIFSKRRGRDFMRASQMNLSMAAWGRLVMSLLPPCSSPNTASPPKGRPSTAVCGTPSAASPSNFLPMKTLSKEDTKPPPKPPRLYLQEPAPGTPCTKRPHMDPRPAVVPALAALSTRKPPRLQDFRCLAVLGRGHFGKPIL; encoded by the exons ATGTGTCACttaagcaggagagagagatacTGTTCTATGCCAGGACAGTTAAAG CCTGGGACTGGCCAGAGAGCCCCCAAGGATGAGAAAGAGATGGTCCGCCGAGCCATCCAGAAGGAGCTGAAGATCAAGGAGGGCATGGAGAACATGCGGCGCGTGGCCACAGACCGACGCCACCTGGGTCATGTGCAGCAACTGCTTAGGGCCTCCAACCGCCGCCTGGAGCAGCTGCATGGCGAGCTTCGGGAGCTGCATGCCCAAGTTCTGCTGCCAGCCTCAGCCG AGCCAGTGACCTCGGAACCCCAGCCGCGGGCGGAGCAGTCCAGGGCTCGGCTCTCGGAGGCTTTACATAGGCAGCTGCAGGTAGAGCTAAAGGTAAAGCAGGGGGCTGAGAATATGATTCACACGTGTGCCAGCGGCACCCCCAAG GAGAGGAAGCTCCTGGCGGCTGCCCAGCAGATGTTAAAGGACAGTCAACTGAAGGTGGCCCTGCTCCGGATGAAGATAAGCAGCCTGGAGTCCAGTGGCTCTCCAGAGCCAGGTGAGGCCTCTCAGGTCAGGGAGGGTGGCCCTCGATGGCCGAGGCTAAGGGTTCACCTCCGCCCTGCAGGCCCCGACTTGCTGGCAGAGGAGCTGCAGCACCGACTTCGAGTAGAGGCTGCTGTGGCTGCAGGTGCCAAGAATGTGGTGAAGCTGCTTGGTGGCCAGAGGATGCAGGACCGAAAGGCACTGGCCGAG GCCCAGGCccagctccaggaatcctccCAGAAGCTGGACCTCCTACGGCTGGCCCTGGAATTGCTGCTGGAGAGGTTGCCTCCCACCCACTCTCTACGTAGCAGGGTGACCCAAGAACTTTGGATGGCAATGCTTGGGAACCCCCAACCTTTGGGGACACTTGTGAAACCTATTGCCTTGACAG GGACACTGCAGGTTCGCCTCCTGGGCTGCAAAGATCTGCTGGTAGCTGTGCCTGGACGGTCTCCCATGGCTGTCCTGGCAGGTAGCCCTTCTGAAAGCTGGCTCCGAACAAGGTCCCGGCAGCAGCGTGGTGGAGGCGAACTGGCCA GTGAGGTACTGGCTGTGTTGAAGGTTGACAATCGTGTTGTGGGCCAGACAGGATGGGGACTGGTGGCTGAGAAATCCTGGGACCAGAGTTTTATCATCTCCTTGGACCGA GCTCGCGAGCTGGAGATTGGGGTTCACTGGCGGGACTGGCGACAGTTGTGTGGTGTGGCGTTTCTGAAGCTTGAGGACTTCCTGGACAATGCCTGTCACCAGCTTTCTCTCAGTCTGGTGCCTCAGGGGCGGCTCTTTGCCCAG GTCACCTTCTGCGAGCCTGTCATTGAAAGGAGGCCTCGGCTGCAGAGGCAGAGATGCATTTTCTCTAAGCGGAGAG GCCGGGATTTCATGAGAGCTTCCCAGATGAACCTCAGCATGGCAGCCTGGGGGCGTCTGGTCATGAGCTTGCTGCCCCCCTGCAGCTCACCAAACACAGCCAGTCCCCCTAAAGGGCGCCCTTCAACAGCGGTCTGTGGGACCCCCAGTGCTGCTTCCCCGAG TAACTTCCTGCCCATGAAGACGCTCTCAAAAGAAGACACGAAGCCTCCTCCCAAGCCCCCGCGCCTCTATCTCCAAGAACCAGCCCCAGGGACTCCT TGTACCAAGCGCCCCCACATGGACCCTAGACCTGCAGTAGTGCCCGCCCTGGCAGCCTTATCCACAAG GAAACCCCCCAGACTTCAAGACTTCCGATGTTTGGCTGTGCTGGGTCGGGGACACTTTGGGAAG CCTATACTGTGA
- the Pkn3 gene encoding serine/threonine-protein kinase N3, with product MEHRKPGTGQRAPKDEKEMVRRAIQKELKIKEGMENMRRVATDRRHLGHVQQLLRASNRRLEQLHGELRELHAQVLLPASAEPVTSEPQPRAEQSRARLSEALHRQLQVELKVKQGAENMIHTCASGTPKERKLLAAAQQMLKDSQLKVALLRMKISSLESSGSPEPGPDLLAEELQHRLRVEAAVAAGAKNVVKLLGGQRMQDRKALAEAQAQLQESSQKLDLLRLALELLLERLPPTHSLRSRVTQELWMAMLGNPQPLGTLVKPIALTGTLQVRLLGCKDLLVAVPGRSPMAVLAGSPSESWLRTRSRQQRGGGELASEVLAVLKVDNRVVGQTGWGLVAEKSWDQSFIISLDRARELEIGVHWRDWRQLCGVAFLKLEDFLDNACHQLSLSLVPQGRLFAQVTFCEPVIERRPRLQRQRCIFSKRRGRDFMRASQMNLSMAAWGRLVMSLLPPCSSPNTASPPKGRPSTAVCGTPSAASPSNFLPMKTLSKEDTKPPPKPPRLYLQEPAPGTPCTKRPHMDPRPAVVPALAALSTRKPPRLQDFRCLAVLGRGHFGKVLLVQYKGTGKYYAIKALKKQEVLGRDEIDSLYCEKRILETVGRTGHPFLLSLLACLQTSSHACFVTEFLPGGDLMAQIHEDVFPEPQACFYLACVVLGLQFLHEKRIIYRDLKLDNLLLDAQGFLKIADFGLCKEGIGFGDRTSTFCGTPEFLAPEVLTQEAYTRAVDWWGLGVLLYEMLVGECPFPGDTEEEVFECIVSADVPCPHFLSVQGLELIQKLLQKSPEKRLGAGERDAEEIKVQPFFRTTNWQALLARTVQPPFVPTLCGPADLRYFEGEFTSLPPTLTPPVSQSSLTARQQAAFRDFDFVSEQFLES from the exons ATGGAACACCGAAAG CCTGGGACTGGCCAGAGAGCCCCCAAGGATGAGAAAGAGATGGTCCGCCGAGCCATCCAGAAGGAGCTGAAGATCAAGGAGGGCATGGAGAACATGCGGCGCGTGGCCACAGACCGACGCCACCTGGGTCATGTGCAGCAACTGCTTAGGGCCTCCAACCGCCGCCTGGAGCAGCTGCATGGCGAGCTTCGGGAGCTGCATGCCCAAGTTCTGCTGCCAGCCTCAGCCG AGCCAGTGACCTCGGAACCCCAGCCGCGGGCGGAGCAGTCCAGGGCTCGGCTCTCGGAGGCTTTACATAGGCAGCTGCAGGTAGAGCTAAAGGTAAAGCAGGGGGCTGAGAATATGATTCACACGTGTGCCAGCGGCACCCCCAAG GAGAGGAAGCTCCTGGCGGCTGCCCAGCAGATGTTAAAGGACAGTCAACTGAAGGTGGCCCTGCTCCGGATGAAGATAAGCAGCCTGGAGTCCAGTGGCTCTCCAGAGCCAG GCCCCGACTTGCTGGCAGAGGAGCTGCAGCACCGACTTCGAGTAGAGGCTGCTGTGGCTGCAGGTGCCAAGAATGTGGTGAAGCTGCTTGGTGGCCAGAGGATGCAGGACCGAAAGGCACTGGCCGAG GCCCAGGCccagctccaggaatcctccCAGAAGCTGGACCTCCTACGGCTGGCCCTGGAATTGCTGCTGGAGAGGTTGCCTCCCACCCACTCTCTACGTAGCAGGGTGACCCAAGAACTTTGGATGGCAATGCTTGGGAACCCCCAACCTTTGGGGACACTTGTGAAACCTATTGCCTTGACAG GGACACTGCAGGTTCGCCTCCTGGGCTGCAAAGATCTGCTGGTAGCTGTGCCTGGACGGTCTCCCATGGCTGTCCTGGCAGGTAGCCCTTCTGAAAGCTGGCTCCGAACAAGGTCCCGGCAGCAGCGTGGTGGAGGCGAACTGGCCA GTGAGGTACTGGCTGTGTTGAAGGTTGACAATCGTGTTGTGGGCCAGACAGGATGGGGACTGGTGGCTGAGAAATCCTGGGACCAGAGTTTTATCATCTCCTTGGACCGA GCTCGCGAGCTGGAGATTGGGGTTCACTGGCGGGACTGGCGACAGTTGTGTGGTGTGGCGTTTCTGAAGCTTGAGGACTTCCTGGACAATGCCTGTCACCAGCTTTCTCTCAGTCTGGTGCCTCAGGGGCGGCTCTTTGCCCAG GTCACCTTCTGCGAGCCTGTCATTGAAAGGAGGCCTCGGCTGCAGAGGCAGAGATGCATTTTCTCTAAGCGGAGAG GCCGGGATTTCATGAGAGCTTCCCAGATGAACCTCAGCATGGCAGCCTGGGGGCGTCTGGTCATGAGCTTGCTGCCCCCCTGCAGCTCACCAAACACAGCCAGTCCCCCTAAAGGGCGCCCTTCAACAGCGGTCTGTGGGACCCCCAGTGCTGCTTCCCCGAG TAACTTCCTGCCCATGAAGACGCTCTCAAAAGAAGACACGAAGCCTCCTCCCAAGCCCCCGCGCCTCTATCTCCAAGAACCAGCCCCAGGGACTCCT TGTACCAAGCGCCCCCACATGGACCCTAGACCTGCAGTAGTGCCCGCCCTGGCAGCCTTATCCACAAG GAAACCCCCCAGACTTCAAGACTTCCGATGTTTGGCTGTGCTGGGTCGGGGACACTTTGGGAAG GTCCTCCTGGTCCAGTACAAAGGAACAGGGAAATACTACGCTATCAAGGCGTTGAAGAAGCAGGAAGTGCTAGGCCGGGATGAGATTGACAG CCTATACTGTGAGAAGCGGATCCTGGAGACTGTGGGGCGTACAGGGCAccccttcctgctctctctccttgCCTGTCTGCAGACCTCCAGCCATGCCTGCTTTGTTACTGAGTTTCTGCCCGGAGGAGACCTCATGGCGCAGATTCATGAGGATGTCTTTCCTGAGCCCCAGGCCTG CTTCTACCTGGCCTGTGTGGTTCTGGGGCTGCAGTTCCTACACGAGAAGAGGATCATTTACAG GGATCTGAAATTGGATAATCTGCTACTGGATGCCCAGGGTTTCCTCAAGATTGCAGACTTTGGACTATGCAAGGAAG GAATTGGCTTTGGTGACCGGACCAGCACGTTCTGTGGCACCCCGGAGTTCCTGGCCCCCGAGGTTTTGACTCAGGAGGCTTACACGCGTGCTGTGGACTGGTGGGGGCTGGGTGTGCTGCTCTATGAGATGTTAGTGGGTGAG TGTCCATTCCCGGGGGACACAGAAGAGGAGGTATTTGAATGCATCGTCAGTGCTGATGTCCCATGTCCCCACTTTCTGTCAGTGCAAGGGCTCGAACTCATTCAGAAG CTCCTCCAGAAGTCCCCAGAGAAGCGTCTAGGGGCAGGAGAACGGGACGCCGAGGAGATCAAGGTTCAACCATTCTTCAGG ACCACCAACTGGCAGGCCTTGCTGGCCCGCACCGTCCAGCCTCCCTTCGTGCCTACTCTCTGTGGCCCTGCAGACCTTCGTTACTTCGAGGGAGAGTTCACCAGCCTGCCTCCAACCCTGACCCCACCAGTCTCCCAGAGCTCCCTCACTGCTCGCCAACAGGCTGCCTTCCGGGACTTTGACTTCGTGTCTGAGCAGTTCCTGGAGTCCTGA
- the Pkn3 gene encoding serine/threonine-protein kinase N3 isoform X4, with product MEHRKPGTGQRAPKDEKEMVRRAIQKELKIKEGMENMRRVATDRRHLGHVQQLLRASNRRLEQLHGELRELHAQVLLPASAEPVTSEPQPRAEQSRARLSEALHRQLQVELKVKQGAENMIHTCASGTPKERKLLAAAQQMLKDSQLKVALLRMKISSLESSGSPEPGEASQVREGGPRWPRLRVHLRPAGPDLLAEELQHRLRVEAAVAAGAKNVVKLLGGQRMQDRKALAEAQAQLQESSQKLDLLRLALELLLERLPPTHSLRSRVTQELWMAMLGNPQPLGTLVKPIALTGTLQVRLLGCKDLLVAVPGRSPMAVLAGSPSESWLRTRSRQQRGGGELASEVLAVLKVDNRVVGQTGWGLVAEKSWDQSFIISLDRARELEIGVHWRDWRQLCGVAFLKLEDFLDNACHQLSLSLVPQGRLFAQVTFCEPVIERRPRLQRQRCIFSKRRGRDFMRASQMNLSMAAWGRLVMSLLPPCSSPNTASPPKGRPSTAVCGTPSAASPSNFLPMKTLSKEDTKPPPKPPRLYLQEPAPGTPCTKRPHMDPRPAVVPALAALSTRKPPRLQDFRCLAVLGRGHFGKVLLVQYKGTGKYYAIKALKKQEVLGRDEIDSLYCEKRILETVGRTGHPFLLSLLACLQTSSHACFVTEFLPGGDLMAQIHEDVFPEPQACFYLACVVLGLQFLHEKRIIYRDLKLDNLLLDAQGFLKIADFGLCKEGIGFGDRTSTFCGTPEFLAPEVLTQEAYTRAVDWWGLGVLLYEMLVGECPFPGDTEEEVFECIVSADVPCPHFLSVQGLELIQKLLQKSPEKRLGAGERDAEEIKVQPFFRTTNWQALLARTVQPPFVPTLCGPADLRYFEGEFTSLPPTLTPPVSQSSLTARQQAAFRDFDFVSEQFLES from the exons ATGGAACACCGAAAG CCTGGGACTGGCCAGAGAGCCCCCAAGGATGAGAAAGAGATGGTCCGCCGAGCCATCCAGAAGGAGCTGAAGATCAAGGAGGGCATGGAGAACATGCGGCGCGTGGCCACAGACCGACGCCACCTGGGTCATGTGCAGCAACTGCTTAGGGCCTCCAACCGCCGCCTGGAGCAGCTGCATGGCGAGCTTCGGGAGCTGCATGCCCAAGTTCTGCTGCCAGCCTCAGCCG AGCCAGTGACCTCGGAACCCCAGCCGCGGGCGGAGCAGTCCAGGGCTCGGCTCTCGGAGGCTTTACATAGGCAGCTGCAGGTAGAGCTAAAGGTAAAGCAGGGGGCTGAGAATATGATTCACACGTGTGCCAGCGGCACCCCCAAG GAGAGGAAGCTCCTGGCGGCTGCCCAGCAGATGTTAAAGGACAGTCAACTGAAGGTGGCCCTGCTCCGGATGAAGATAAGCAGCCTGGAGTCCAGTGGCTCTCCAGAGCCAGGTGAGGCCTCTCAGGTCAGGGAGGGTGGCCCTCGATGGCCGAGGCTAAGGGTTCACCTCCGCCCTGCAGGCCCCGACTTGCTGGCAGAGGAGCTGCAGCACCGACTTCGAGTAGAGGCTGCTGTGGCTGCAGGTGCCAAGAATGTGGTGAAGCTGCTTGGTGGCCAGAGGATGCAGGACCGAAAGGCACTGGCCGAG GCCCAGGCccagctccaggaatcctccCAGAAGCTGGACCTCCTACGGCTGGCCCTGGAATTGCTGCTGGAGAGGTTGCCTCCCACCCACTCTCTACGTAGCAGGGTGACCCAAGAACTTTGGATGGCAATGCTTGGGAACCCCCAACCTTTGGGGACACTTGTGAAACCTATTGCCTTGACAG GGACACTGCAGGTTCGCCTCCTGGGCTGCAAAGATCTGCTGGTAGCTGTGCCTGGACGGTCTCCCATGGCTGTCCTGGCAGGTAGCCCTTCTGAAAGCTGGCTCCGAACAAGGTCCCGGCAGCAGCGTGGTGGAGGCGAACTGGCCA GTGAGGTACTGGCTGTGTTGAAGGTTGACAATCGTGTTGTGGGCCAGACAGGATGGGGACTGGTGGCTGAGAAATCCTGGGACCAGAGTTTTATCATCTCCTTGGACCGA GCTCGCGAGCTGGAGATTGGGGTTCACTGGCGGGACTGGCGACAGTTGTGTGGTGTGGCGTTTCTGAAGCTTGAGGACTTCCTGGACAATGCCTGTCACCAGCTTTCTCTCAGTCTGGTGCCTCAGGGGCGGCTCTTTGCCCAG GTCACCTTCTGCGAGCCTGTCATTGAAAGGAGGCCTCGGCTGCAGAGGCAGAGATGCATTTTCTCTAAGCGGAGAG GCCGGGATTTCATGAGAGCTTCCCAGATGAACCTCAGCATGGCAGCCTGGGGGCGTCTGGTCATGAGCTTGCTGCCCCCCTGCAGCTCACCAAACACAGCCAGTCCCCCTAAAGGGCGCCCTTCAACAGCGGTCTGTGGGACCCCCAGTGCTGCTTCCCCGAG TAACTTCCTGCCCATGAAGACGCTCTCAAAAGAAGACACGAAGCCTCCTCCCAAGCCCCCGCGCCTCTATCTCCAAGAACCAGCCCCAGGGACTCCT TGTACCAAGCGCCCCCACATGGACCCTAGACCTGCAGTAGTGCCCGCCCTGGCAGCCTTATCCACAAG GAAACCCCCCAGACTTCAAGACTTCCGATGTTTGGCTGTGCTGGGTCGGGGACACTTTGGGAAG GTCCTCCTGGTCCAGTACAAAGGAACAGGGAAATACTACGCTATCAAGGCGTTGAAGAAGCAGGAAGTGCTAGGCCGGGATGAGATTGACAG CCTATACTGTGAGAAGCGGATCCTGGAGACTGTGGGGCGTACAGGGCAccccttcctgctctctctccttgCCTGTCTGCAGACCTCCAGCCATGCCTGCTTTGTTACTGAGTTTCTGCCCGGAGGAGACCTCATGGCGCAGATTCATGAGGATGTCTTTCCTGAGCCCCAGGCCTG CTTCTACCTGGCCTGTGTGGTTCTGGGGCTGCAGTTCCTACACGAGAAGAGGATCATTTACAG GGATCTGAAATTGGATAATCTGCTACTGGATGCCCAGGGTTTCCTCAAGATTGCAGACTTTGGACTATGCAAGGAAG GAATTGGCTTTGGTGACCGGACCAGCACGTTCTGTGGCACCCCGGAGTTCCTGGCCCCCGAGGTTTTGACTCAGGAGGCTTACACGCGTGCTGTGGACTGGTGGGGGCTGGGTGTGCTGCTCTATGAGATGTTAGTGGGTGAG TGTCCATTCCCGGGGGACACAGAAGAGGAGGTATTTGAATGCATCGTCAGTGCTGATGTCCCATGTCCCCACTTTCTGTCAGTGCAAGGGCTCGAACTCATTCAGAAG CTCCTCCAGAAGTCCCCAGAGAAGCGTCTAGGGGCAGGAGAACGGGACGCCGAGGAGATCAAGGTTCAACCATTCTTCAGG ACCACCAACTGGCAGGCCTTGCTGGCCCGCACCGTCCAGCCTCCCTTCGTGCCTACTCTCTGTGGCCCTGCAGACCTTCGTTACTTCGAGGGAGAGTTCACCAGCCTGCCTCCAACCCTGACCCCACCAGTCTCCCAGAGCTCCCTCACTGCTCGCCAACAGGCTGCCTTCCGGGACTTTGACTTCGTGTCTGAGCAGTTCCTGGAGTCCTGA
- the Pkn3 gene encoding serine/threonine-protein kinase N3 isoform X1, with amino-acid sequence MCHLSRRERYCSMPGQLKPGTGQRAPKDEKEMVRRAIQKELKIKEGMENMRRVATDRRHLGHVQQLLRASNRRLEQLHGELRELHAQVLLPASAEPVTSEPQPRAEQSRARLSEALHRQLQVELKVKQGAENMIHTCASGTPKERKLLAAAQQMLKDSQLKVALLRMKISSLESSGSPEPGEASQVREGGPRWPRLRVHLRPAGPDLLAEELQHRLRVEAAVAAGAKNVVKLLGGQRMQDRKALAEAQAQLQESSQKLDLLRLALELLLERLPPTHSLRSRVTQELWMAMLGNPQPLGTLVKPIALTGTLQVRLLGCKDLLVAVPGRSPMAVLAGSPSESWLRTRSRQQRGGGELASEVLAVLKVDNRVVGQTGWGLVAEKSWDQSFIISLDRARELEIGVHWRDWRQLCGVAFLKLEDFLDNACHQLSLSLVPQGRLFAQVTFCEPVIERRPRLQRQRCIFSKRRGRDFMRASQMNLSMAAWGRLVMSLLPPCSSPNTASPPKGRPSTAVCGTPSAASPSNFLPMKTLSKEDTKPPPKPPRLYLQEPAPGTPCTKRPHMDPRPAVVPALAALSTRKPPRLQDFRCLAVLGRGHFGKVLLVQYKGTGKYYAIKALKKQEVLGRDEIDSLYCEKRILETVGRTGHPFLLSLLACLQTSSHACFVTEFLPGGDLMAQIHEDVFPEPQACFYLACVVLGLQFLHEKRIIYRDLKLDNLLLDAQGFLKIADFGLCKEGIGFGDRTSTFCGTPEFLAPEVLTQEAYTRAVDWWGLGVLLYEMLVGECPFPGDTEEEVFECIVSADVPCPHFLSVQGLELIQKLLQKSPEKRLGAGERDAEEIKVQPFFRTTNWQALLARTVQPPFVPTLCGPADLRYFEGEFTSLPPTLTPPVSQSSLTARQQAAFRDFDFVSEQFLES; translated from the exons ATGTGTCACttaagcaggagagagagatacTGTTCTATGCCAGGACAGTTAAAG CCTGGGACTGGCCAGAGAGCCCCCAAGGATGAGAAAGAGATGGTCCGCCGAGCCATCCAGAAGGAGCTGAAGATCAAGGAGGGCATGGAGAACATGCGGCGCGTGGCCACAGACCGACGCCACCTGGGTCATGTGCAGCAACTGCTTAGGGCCTCCAACCGCCGCCTGGAGCAGCTGCATGGCGAGCTTCGGGAGCTGCATGCCCAAGTTCTGCTGCCAGCCTCAGCCG AGCCAGTGACCTCGGAACCCCAGCCGCGGGCGGAGCAGTCCAGGGCTCGGCTCTCGGAGGCTTTACATAGGCAGCTGCAGGTAGAGCTAAAGGTAAAGCAGGGGGCTGAGAATATGATTCACACGTGTGCCAGCGGCACCCCCAAG GAGAGGAAGCTCCTGGCGGCTGCCCAGCAGATGTTAAAGGACAGTCAACTGAAGGTGGCCCTGCTCCGGATGAAGATAAGCAGCCTGGAGTCCAGTGGCTCTCCAGAGCCAGGTGAGGCCTCTCAGGTCAGGGAGGGTGGCCCTCGATGGCCGAGGCTAAGGGTTCACCTCCGCCCTGCAGGCCCCGACTTGCTGGCAGAGGAGCTGCAGCACCGACTTCGAGTAGAGGCTGCTGTGGCTGCAGGTGCCAAGAATGTGGTGAAGCTGCTTGGTGGCCAGAGGATGCAGGACCGAAAGGCACTGGCCGAG GCCCAGGCccagctccaggaatcctccCAGAAGCTGGACCTCCTACGGCTGGCCCTGGAATTGCTGCTGGAGAGGTTGCCTCCCACCCACTCTCTACGTAGCAGGGTGACCCAAGAACTTTGGATGGCAATGCTTGGGAACCCCCAACCTTTGGGGACACTTGTGAAACCTATTGCCTTGACAG GGACACTGCAGGTTCGCCTCCTGGGCTGCAAAGATCTGCTGGTAGCTGTGCCTGGACGGTCTCCCATGGCTGTCCTGGCAGGTAGCCCTTCTGAAAGCTGGCTCCGAACAAGGTCCCGGCAGCAGCGTGGTGGAGGCGAACTGGCCA GTGAGGTACTGGCTGTGTTGAAGGTTGACAATCGTGTTGTGGGCCAGACAGGATGGGGACTGGTGGCTGAGAAATCCTGGGACCAGAGTTTTATCATCTCCTTGGACCGA GCTCGCGAGCTGGAGATTGGGGTTCACTGGCGGGACTGGCGACAGTTGTGTGGTGTGGCGTTTCTGAAGCTTGAGGACTTCCTGGACAATGCCTGTCACCAGCTTTCTCTCAGTCTGGTGCCTCAGGGGCGGCTCTTTGCCCAG GTCACCTTCTGCGAGCCTGTCATTGAAAGGAGGCCTCGGCTGCAGAGGCAGAGATGCATTTTCTCTAAGCGGAGAG GCCGGGATTTCATGAGAGCTTCCCAGATGAACCTCAGCATGGCAGCCTGGGGGCGTCTGGTCATGAGCTTGCTGCCCCCCTGCAGCTCACCAAACACAGCCAGTCCCCCTAAAGGGCGCCCTTCAACAGCGGTCTGTGGGACCCCCAGTGCTGCTTCCCCGAG TAACTTCCTGCCCATGAAGACGCTCTCAAAAGAAGACACGAAGCCTCCTCCCAAGCCCCCGCGCCTCTATCTCCAAGAACCAGCCCCAGGGACTCCT TGTACCAAGCGCCCCCACATGGACCCTAGACCTGCAGTAGTGCCCGCCCTGGCAGCCTTATCCACAAG GAAACCCCCCAGACTTCAAGACTTCCGATGTTTGGCTGTGCTGGGTCGGGGACACTTTGGGAAG GTCCTCCTGGTCCAGTACAAAGGAACAGGGAAATACTACGCTATCAAGGCGTTGAAGAAGCAGGAAGTGCTAGGCCGGGATGAGATTGACAG CCTATACTGTGAGAAGCGGATCCTGGAGACTGTGGGGCGTACAGGGCAccccttcctgctctctctccttgCCTGTCTGCAGACCTCCAGCCATGCCTGCTTTGTTACTGAGTTTCTGCCCGGAGGAGACCTCATGGCGCAGATTCATGAGGATGTCTTTCCTGAGCCCCAGGCCTG CTTCTACCTGGCCTGTGTGGTTCTGGGGCTGCAGTTCCTACACGAGAAGAGGATCATTTACAG GGATCTGAAATTGGATAATCTGCTACTGGATGCCCAGGGTTTCCTCAAGATTGCAGACTTTGGACTATGCAAGGAAG GAATTGGCTTTGGTGACCGGACCAGCACGTTCTGTGGCACCCCGGAGTTCCTGGCCCCCGAGGTTTTGACTCAGGAGGCTTACACGCGTGCTGTGGACTGGTGGGGGCTGGGTGTGCTGCTCTATGAGATGTTAGTGGGTGAG TGTCCATTCCCGGGGGACACAGAAGAGGAGGTATTTGAATGCATCGTCAGTGCTGATGTCCCATGTCCCCACTTTCTGTCAGTGCAAGGGCTCGAACTCATTCAGAAG CTCCTCCAGAAGTCCCCAGAGAAGCGTCTAGGGGCAGGAGAACGGGACGCCGAGGAGATCAAGGTTCAACCATTCTTCAGG ACCACCAACTGGCAGGCCTTGCTGGCCCGCACCGTCCAGCCTCCCTTCGTGCCTACTCTCTGTGGCCCTGCAGACCTTCGTTACTTCGAGGGAGAGTTCACCAGCCTGCCTCCAACCCTGACCCCACCAGTCTCCCAGAGCTCCCTCACTGCTCGCCAACAGGCTGCCTTCCGGGACTTTGACTTCGTGTCTGAGCAGTTCCTGGAGTCCTGA